The genomic segment ACTGGGACCGGCTCGCCGAGGTGCTGTGGCGCGGCGGGCCGACGGCGGACCCGGAATGACCCTGCCGGCCCGGCTCTCCGTCGGCCCGGCCGGTACCGGCACGGCCCCCGGCGAGGACACGCTCGCCGAGGTGCTGCGTCCCTTCCGGCGGCTGGTCTCGTCGCGGGAACTGATCGTGTACGACGAGGAGGCCACCGCCGCGCAGGCCGAGGCGGGACTGGTCCGGCCCGTGCTGCGACGCGCCGCCCGGGCTCGCTGGGACGTGGTGCTCGTGGTGGACGAGCACCCGTCGATGACGGTCTGGTCGGCCCGGGTGCGGACCTTCGCCGCGTTGCTGCGCCGGCACGTCGCCTTCCACGACGTACGCGTGTGCCGCCTCGCCACCGGCGGAACCCGCCCCGAGGAGGTCCTGCTGCGCCGGGGCCGCGCCGGTCCGCCCGTACCCGCGGCGGCGGGCCTTCCGGTGGTGCGGCGGCACCGGATCGTCCTGGTGCTCTCCGACGGGGCGGCCCCGGCGTGGCGGACCGGCGCGGCGCTGCCGCACGTGCACGCGTGGGCGCAGCGCCACCCGGTTGCCGTCGTCCACCTGCTGCCACAGCAGATGTGGCACCGGGGCGGCCTCGCCGCGCAGCGTCTGGGCCTGCGGGCGCCCCGGGCCGGGGTGCCGAACGCCCGCCTGTGGTGGCGGCAGCCGGACCCGCTGCGTGCGCTGGCCGACCTCGGCCGGCCGGCGGACCCCGACGCGATCCCGGTACCAGTGGTGGAGCTGCGGACCCGCTGGCTGGCCGCCTGGGTGGACCTGGTCGCGGGACGCCATCCGCGCTGGGTCGATCTGCCCGCCGTGCTGGCGTACGCCAGGCCGCCGCAGCCGCCCGACTGGCGCCCGCCGCAGCGGTGGGATCCGGCCGCGGCGGTACGCGAGTTCGTCTCCTGGGCGTCACCGCCGGCGCTGCGGCTTGCCACCGGGCTGGCGGCGGCGCCGCTGGACCCGGCGTCGATCGCGGCGGTCCGCGGCGAGGTGGTGCCGGAGGCGGGCGACGTGCACCTCGCCGAGGTGTTCACCGGCCCGCTGGTCGAGCCACGACCGGGCCGCCCCGGCGTCGACTTCCGGCCCGGGGTCCGGGAGGAACTGCTGGCGATCGGCCGGCGGGCCGAGACGGTACGGGTGTGGCGGGCGCTCGCGGCGCGGCTCGGCCCGGACCGGCCGGAGCTGGCGGCGTGGGGCAGGGTGCTGTCCGACCCGGACGGTGTCCCGCTGGATTCTGCCGGGTCCGTCGCCGACGCCCGGATCGAGACCGCGGTGCTGCGCGCGCTGTCCGGCCGCTACCTGGGGCGGGCCCGGCGGCTGCGCACGGCGATCGAGCGGGACACGCCGGGCGAACCCGACGTCCGCGACACTCCCGCATCGCGGGGCACGAATGTCATCATGGCGGTAGGCGAAGATGCCGACGTCCCCCGTAGCGTCCCCGCTGAAGGAGCCGGTTTGTCGTCGACCCCAGTGGACGCCACCACCCCCGGCCGGACTCCCGCCGTGTGGGGCAACGTCCCGCCCCGTAACCCGAACTTCACCGGCCGCGCCGACCTGCTCGCCCTGCTGCACCGGCAGATCAAGGGCGGCACCACGGCGGTGCTGCCGCACGCGCTGCACGGCATGGGCGGGGTGGGCAAGTCGCACCTCGCCGTCGAGTACGTCTACCAGCACCAGGGCGAGTACGACCTGATCTGGTGGATCCCCGCCGAACGCGCCACCCAGATCGGCGCCTCGCTCGTCGAGCTGGCCCACCGGATGAACCTGACCGCCGGGCCGGACGTGAGCAGCGCCCGCCTCGCCGTGCAGGAGGCGCTGCGGCTGGGCCGGCCCTACCCACGCTGGCTGCTGATCTTCGACAACGCGGAGAGCCCCGAGGTGCTCCTGCCGTACCTGCCCATCGGCGGCTCCGGCAGCATCATGATCACCTCTCGCAACCCGCAGTGGGCCTCCATGGCGCGCACGCTCGAGGTGGACGTCTTCACCCGTACGGAGAGCATCGAACTGCTCCGCCGGCGCGGCCCGGAACTCACCGACGAGGAGGCCGACCAGCTCGCCGAGGCGCTCGGCGACCTGCCGCTGGCCCTGGAGCAGGCCGCCGCCTGGCGCGCCGAGACCGGCATGCCGGCCGAGGAGTACCTGCGGCTGTTCGAGGAGAAGCGGGTCGAGCTGCTCGAACAGGCGCCCCCGATGGACTACCAGCTGCCGGTGGCCGCCGCGTGGAACGTCTCGCTGGACCGTCTGGTGGTCGCCAACCCGGCCGCGTTCCGGCTGTTGCAGGTGTGTTCCTTCCTCGCCCCCGAACCCATCCCGCGCACGCTGTTCAGCGGCGCGCAGAACGCCGACATCCACCCCGACCTCAACGGCGCGCTGCGCGACCCGATGCGGCTCGGCCGGGCGATCCGCGACATCAACAGGTACGCGCTGGCCCGGGTCATCCACCGCACCAACTCGATCCAGATGCACCGGCTGATCCAGGCGGTGCTCCTGGACCGGATGACCGCCGCCGAACGCGACGCCATGCGCGCCAGCGCCCACCGGCTGCTCGCCACCGGCGACCGCAACGACCCGGACACGCCTGGCAACTGGCCCAGCTACGCCGACCTCTACCCGCACGTGCTGGTCTCCGGCGCGGTCGAGTCCGCCCAGGGCTGGGTGCACCAGCTGGTCTACAACGAGGCCCGCTACCTCTACTGGTGGGGCGACATGGAGGCGTCGCTGGAGCTGTCCCGGCACGCCTACCAGACCTGGCGGGAACGGCTCGGCGAAACCGATCCGACCACCCTGCGGATCGGCCAGTGGCTCGGGTTCATGCTCTACCGGCTCGGCCGGCACGCCGAGGCCGCCGACCTGAACACCCGGATCCTGCGGGACCACGAGAGCGCCACCGCCGAGGACACCGAGGAGCTGTTGAGCGCCCTCGGCGCGGTCGCCGCCGACCTGCGGGTCGCCGGGGACTTCGCGCAGGCCCTCCAGATCGACGAGGACGTCTACCGGCGGCACGTGGTGCTGCTCGGCGAGGACGACCCGAGCACGCTCAACGCCGCCCACAACCTCGCCGTCAGCCTGCGCCTGAACGGCGACATGCGGCGGGCGTTCACTGTCGACCAGGCCACCTACGCGCACCGGGTGCTGCTGTTCGGCGAGGACCACGCGCAGACGCTGGAATCCCAGCTGAACCTCATCATCGATCGCCGGGAACTGGGCGAGTACCTGCCCGCCCGGGCCGAGATGCAGAACGTGGTGGACCGGCTGCCACTGGTCTGGGGCAGCGCCCAGACGCAGACGCTGCTGGCCCGCCGACGGCTGGCCTCCGCGGTGCGCAAGGCCGGTGACCACGTGGCCGCCCGCGCCCTCTCCCAGGAGGTACGTGACGGCTTCGCCGCCCGCTACGGCGAGGCCCACCCGGACACGCTGCTCGCCGCGTTCGGTCTCGCCGTCGACCTGCGCGCCACCGGCGAACTGGACGCCGCGGCGCAGCTCAGCGAGGAGATCGGCGAGCACTACCGGCAGCTGTTCGGTGACGAGCACCCGTACACGGTGGCGGCCCGGGCGAACCTGGCGATCGTGCACCGGCTGCGCGGGGACGCCACGCTGGCGCGGTCGGTGAACGAGGCGGGCCTGGCGGTCCTCACCCGCCGGCTGGGCCGGGACCATCCGCTGGTCCTGGCCGCGTCCATCAACCTCGGCAACGACCTCTACGTGCTCGGCGAGCACCAGCCCGCGTACGAGCTGGACCAGGCGACTGTGGAGCGGGCGCGGGAGGTGTTCGGCCCGGAGCACCCGACCACGCTGATCGCGCTGGGCAACCTGGCGATGGACCTGATCGCCCTGGGCCGGGAGGCGGAGGGTCGGGCGCTGCTCGACGAGATCGGCCCGACGTTCCGCCGAACGCTCGGCGACACGCACCCGGCGACCCGGGCCGGCCTGGACCCGACCGTCCGGGGCAACTGCGACCTGGACCCGATGCCGTTGTAGCCGACGGTCCACGGTGGCGGGCTCCCCGCCACCGTGGACGGTGGTGTCACCCGGCAGACGGCCCCACCCAGGCCGCCAGGTCCACCGGGTCGACGGGCGACGCGGTGGCGACCCGGTGGTAAACGGCCCGGACCAGTTCCGGCCGGCTGCGCAGCGCCTCGGCCGCCGGGGCGTGGCCCAGCGCGGCGGTGGTCAGTCCCAGCCCGGCCCACGCGGAGGGGCCGGCCGAGCCGGTCGCCAGCTCCGCGAGGTAGAGCTCGTGTGCCTGCCCGAGGTCACCGGCGGCGTAGGCCAGGTCGGCCGCGGACGCACCGGTGACCTGCTCACCGACCGTCGACGGGTCCTTACGCAACCGCGCGAAGCCCTCCGCGTCGGTGAGCCGCCACAGCAGCAGCACCGCGCGGGTGTCGAGCCGCCGCGCGCCGGGGTCCGCCTCGACCGGCGGCTCCGGGTAGTCGTCCGGACGGGCGTCGCCGGCCTCGCGAGCCGCCGCGAACGCCCGCACCGCCGCCGGGTCGGGACGCCGGTGGTGCAGCCGCCACTGGGCCCGGTGGTCGTCGACCGCAGCGTCGGCCGCGGCGAGCACCTCCGCCGGCACCGGCTCGGACCACCAGGTCTCCGCGGTGGCGGCCAGGCCGTCCAGCAGATGCCGGCCGACGTCGGTCAGCTCGGGCCGGGCGCGCAGCGCCGCCAGCGTCGCGGTGACCTGCCGCCGCCACCTGGCGAACTCGAAGTGCGCCACGGTCCGCGCCGCGCCGGTGGCCACCGGACGGTACGCCCGCCAGAACTCGGTGATCCCGACGAACGCGTACACGCCCTGGAGCAGACCACCCAGCGGGCGCGGGTCGTCCCGCCACGGCGCGTAGAGCCGCTGCGACGGCTCGCCGGTCGTCAGCGGGGTCAGGTGCAGCAGGCCGCCGAGCTTGATGTGCTGGAACTCGTGGATCAGCGTGACAGCGAGTTCCGGCGCGTCCTCCGGCTCGGAGATGAGCATGCTGCCGAACGCGTCCCCGGCGGACGCGCTCATGGTGCGGAACCGCTCCGCCGGGCGTTGCGGCACCACCGAGAACAGGCCGCGGGCGATCGGCGCCGCCCGCTCCGGGCACACCCGGACCAGCAGGTCCCACGCCTGGGTGAGCAGCGTCCGCCAGCGGTCGATCGCCGCGACCGTGTCCAGGTCCGGCGGGGTCGGGCTGCGCAGGTTCCGGTACGGGTCGAGGAAGTCCAGCGCGACGGTCAGCGTCTGCCCGTCCGCCTCCGCCCGGACGGTGGGCAGCGCGAACCAGCCGTCCGCCCCACCGCCGTCGCCGTGGAACGCGACCCGGTGACCGTCCAGCGCGACGGTCGCCTCGCCACCGGCGGCTGCCACCTCGGCCACGCTCCACCGTTGCCCGGCCGGCAGCACGGCGCCACCGAGCGTGGGCAACGCGGCGAACCCGTCGCGGACCGGCACCCGCAGCGTGAACGACGGCAGGCCCGCGCGTACGCCGGCGGCGGCCGCTAGGGCGTGCAGGTAGCCGAGGTCCACCCAGAGTGGACCCTCGGCGGTGGTTGCGGAGCCGCGCAGCCGGCGCAGCACGTAGCCGGCCCAGGTGCCGACGTGTGGATGCGTGAGCAGCCGGTCGACGACGTCCGGGGCGTGGCGTTGCGCCGCCACCAGCAGGGCCCAGGCGTCGGCCACCGGAGGCAGCGGACCCGCCGCCTCCGGTGTCGCGGACACCGCGTCCAGCACGGCGCGCAGTTGCAGGAGCCGCCAGCTGTGCTCGGCGGCCAGGAGCTCGTCGACGGTGCCGGCGTCGCCGCCACCCGCCGCCAGGGCCCCGAAGTGGTGGCGGCCGAGCCGGTGCCGCACCGGCTCGGCCAACGGCAGCGTGACGGTCATGCGTCCTCCACCCGGACGGCCGATATCAGTCGAGTCGTTGCGGATTGTAACCACTGGTGATGCTCTCGGGATCGTCGACACGACGCAGCAGCCGGCCCATGACCGGACCGAGAATCTCCTGGTCAAGCTCAGGAAGGCGGTCCAACGAGACCGCGTTGAGGTCGACAAGTTCAGAGTCGACGTCGATTGCGTACGGTTGATTCACGGGGAGTCATTATCCATATTGGCGGCCCTCGACAGCGGTCGCCTTGCCGATTGGCCACGGCGTGGCGCGCGACGGCTTTCGGACCACCGTCCACGAGCGGCACGATGCTAGCGTGACGTCGTGGCCACCACCACAGTGTTCGTCCACGGATTCCTCTCCTCGGACCACGTCTGGTCCGCCTTCCGCGATCTGATCCGCGGCGACCCCGCGCTCGGCGACGTCGAGACCCACGCCTTCCGCTACGCCTCGCCGCTGCTGGCCTGGCACCCACTGCGGCGGATACCGACGTTCGACGAGGTGGCCGACAGCCTGCGCACGTTCCTGCGCCACGACCTCGCCGACCGCCCCCGGCTGGCGCTGGTCACGCACAGCCAGGGCGGACTGGTGGCGCAACGCGCCCTGGCCCGGATGCTCACCGACAACGACCCCGACCTGGGCCGCCTCCGCCTCCTGCTGATGTACGCCTGCCCGACGGCGGGGTCCGACCTCGGCCTGCCGGCACGCCGGACGCTGCTGCGCAACCCGCAGGAGCGGCAACTGAGGCCGCTCAACGCCGCAGTGCTCGACGCCCAGCGCGCCGTGCTGCACCGGCTCGTGCACGTGCCCGAGCCGTCGATGCGGGTGCTGGCGTTCGCGGGCGAGAGCGACGCCGTGGTGCCGCCGGCGTCGGCCCGCAGCGTCTTCCCGGACGCCGGTGTGCTGCCCGGTGACCACTTCAGCATCGTCCGGCCGGACTCACCCCAGCACCGGTCCTACGTCGTCCTGCGGCAGGCGCTGTGGCACCTGGCCGACGACGAGGTCCGGCCACCGGCGCACCCCGTTCCGCGGCCCCGCACGGCCACCGCGGCGTCGTCACCGCTGAACGACAGCGAGCTGGTGGACCTGCTCCTCGAGGTGCCCGGGATGACCGACCCGGCGTTCCGCGCGCAGGCGTACGCGCGGTTGCCGCTGCGCGTACGCGAGCAGTTGTCCCGGCCCGGGCCGGCGCGGCTGGAACTGCTCGCGGCGCTCGGCACGTTGCGCGACTACCGGCACCTCGCCCCCGGCCGGGCCCTGGCCGACGCCCTGGCGGCCCTGGTGCCGGAGCACCCGGTCGTCGACGAACTGCGGGAGCGGCTGGTGGCCCTGGACGCGGGCTGACCGGCACCGCCACGGCACGCGGTCAGAGCGCGACCAGCTCCGTGGGAGTGGCGTTGAGCCGCTGCCCGCCGTCGGGCGTGCAGACGACGATGTCCTCGATCCGGGCGCCGTGCCGCCCGGCGAGGTAGATCCCGGGTTCGACCGAGAACGCCATGCCGGCCTGGAGCGGCAAGCGGTTGCCCGTCACCACGTACGGCTCCTCGTGGCCGTCGAGGCCGATGCCGTGCCCGGTGCGGTGCAGGAAGGCGTCGCCGAAACCGGCGGCGGTGATGACGTCCCGGGCGACCGCGTCGAGGGCTTCGGCGGTCACTCCCGGCGCGACCGCGGCCACGGCGGCGCGCTGCGCCTCCCACAGCACCGCGTAGTAGTCGGCGAACTCGGCCGGGGCGGGGCCGCCGGCGACGTACGTGCGGGTGCAGTCGGAGCGGTAGCCCGACGGCATCGTGCCGCCGATGTCGACCACCACGGGCTCACCGGCGCCGATCGGGCGGTCCGAGGTGCCGTGGTGCGGGCTCGCGCCGTTGGGGCCGGCGGCCACGATGACGAAGTCGACAGCGGCGTGCCCGGCGGCCCGGATCGCGGCGGCGAGGTCGGCGGCGACCTCCCGTTCGGTGCGGCCGGGGCGCAGCCACTCCCCCATCCGCAGGTGCACCGCGTCGATCGCGGCACCCGCCTCGGCCAGCGCGGCCACCTCGGCTGGCGACTTGCGGATCCGCATCTCGCGCAGCACCTCGGAGGCGAGCCGCTGAGCCACGCCGGGCAGGACGTCGCGCAGCGCGAGGACCTGCTGAGCCCACATCCGGTCGGCCAGCCCGACGGCGCGGACCGGCCCCGGTAGCGCCGCGCGGACGAGCGGCCACGGGTCGGTGCCGTCGGCGTGGTCGACGATCCGGAACCCGGCGCCGGGTGCGGCCTCGGCGTCCGGCCGTTCCAGCACCGGCACGATCAGCGTCGGCTCGCCCTCGGCGGGCAGCACCAGGCAGGTGAGCCGCTCGCCCTCGCGGGCGTCGTAGCCGGTCAGGTAGCGCAGGTCGGAACCGGGGGTGAGCAGCAGCGCGTCCAGGCCCGCCGCGGCGGTGGCGCGCTGGGCGTCGGACAGCCGTGCGGCCGGGTACAGCTCCTCGATTCCCACAGCCGCAGCCTAATGTTCGTTCGGGTGCGGACGGGAGCCCGTCCGGTGCTCACACACACCGGCCGTCCGGTCCGCCTCGATCTTGGTCATGCCCGACGCCTGGAGCAGCTCCAGGGGGGCGGCGAGCGCGTTCGCCGTACGCGGCACGGCCAGGTCCGGGGCGTTGGGCTCCACTGTGCCCAGCAGGACGGCGGTGCTGCCGGCCTGCACCA from the Micromonospora sp. WMMA1947 genome contains:
- the fxsT gene encoding FxSxx-COOH system tetratricopeptide repeat protein, giving the protein MLRALSGRYLGRARRLRTAIERDTPGEPDVRDTPASRGTNVIMAVGEDADVPRSVPAEGAGLSSTPVDATTPGRTPAVWGNVPPRNPNFTGRADLLALLHRQIKGGTTAVLPHALHGMGGVGKSHLAVEYVYQHQGEYDLIWWIPAERATQIGASLVELAHRMNLTAGPDVSSARLAVQEALRLGRPYPRWLLIFDNAESPEVLLPYLPIGGSGSIMITSRNPQWASMARTLEVDVFTRTESIELLRRRGPELTDEEADQLAEALGDLPLALEQAAAWRAETGMPAEEYLRLFEEKRVELLEQAPPMDYQLPVAAAWNVSLDRLVVANPAAFRLLQVCSFLAPEPIPRTLFSGAQNADIHPDLNGALRDPMRLGRAIRDINRYALARVIHRTNSIQMHRLIQAVLLDRMTAAERDAMRASAHRLLATGDRNDPDTPGNWPSYADLYPHVLVSGAVESAQGWVHQLVYNEARYLYWWGDMEASLELSRHAYQTWRERLGETDPTTLRIGQWLGFMLYRLGRHAEAADLNTRILRDHESATAEDTEELLSALGAVAADLRVAGDFAQALQIDEDVYRRHVVLLGEDDPSTLNAAHNLAVSLRLNGDMRRAFTVDQATYAHRVLLFGEDHAQTLESQLNLIIDRRELGEYLPARAEMQNVVDRLPLVWGSAQTQTLLARRRLASAVRKAGDHVAARALSQEVRDGFAARYGEAHPDTLLAAFGLAVDLRATGELDAAAQLSEEIGEHYRQLFGDEHPYTVAARANLAIVHRLRGDATLARSVNEAGLAVLTRRLGRDHPLVLAASINLGNDLYVLGEHQPAYELDQATVERAREVFGPEHPTTLIALGNLAMDLIALGREAEGRALLDEIGPTFRRTLGDTHPATRAGLDPTVRGNCDLDPMPL
- a CDS encoding Xaa-Pro peptidase family protein, coding for MGIEELYPAARLSDAQRATAAAGLDALLLTPGSDLRYLTGYDAREGERLTCLVLPAEGEPTLIVPVLERPDAEAAPGAGFRIVDHADGTDPWPLVRAALPGPVRAVGLADRMWAQQVLALRDVLPGVAQRLASEVLREMRIRKSPAEVAALAEAGAAIDAVHLRMGEWLRPGRTEREVAADLAAAIRAAGHAAVDFVIVAAGPNGASPHHGTSDRPIGAGEPVVVDIGGTMPSGYRSDCTRTYVAGGPAPAEFADYYAVLWEAQRAAVAAVAPGVTAEALDAVARDVITAAGFGDAFLHRTGHGIGLDGHEEPYVVTGNRLPLQAGMAFSVEPGIYLAGRHGARIEDIVVCTPDGGQRLNATPTELVAL
- a CDS encoding HEXXH motif domain-containing protein — protein: MTVTLPLAEPVRHRLGRHHFGALAAGGGDAGTVDELLAAEHSWRLLQLRAVLDAVSATPEAAGPLPPVADAWALLVAAQRHAPDVVDRLLTHPHVGTWAGYVLRRLRGSATTAEGPLWVDLGYLHALAAAAGVRAGLPSFTLRVPVRDGFAALPTLGGAVLPAGQRWSVAEVAAAGGEATVALDGHRVAFHGDGGGADGWFALPTVRAEADGQTLTVALDFLDPYRNLRSPTPPDLDTVAAIDRWRTLLTQAWDLLVRVCPERAAPIARGLFSVVPQRPAERFRTMSASAGDAFGSMLISEPEDAPELAVTLIHEFQHIKLGGLLHLTPLTTGEPSQRLYAPWRDDPRPLGGLLQGVYAFVGITEFWRAYRPVATGAARTVAHFEFARWRRQVTATLAALRARPELTDVGRHLLDGLAATAETWWSEPVPAEVLAAADAAVDDHRAQWRLHHRRPDPAAVRAFAAAREAGDARPDDYPEPPVEADPGARRLDTRAVLLLWRLTDAEGFARLRKDPSTVGEQVTGASAADLAYAAGDLGQAHELYLAELATGSAGPSAWAGLGLTTAALGHAPAAEALRSRPELVRAVYHRVATASPVDPVDLAAWVGPSAG